The nucleotide sequence GTAGTGATTCCCGGGAGGGCCATCTGTGATGATGGCGCCCGTGGATCTCGATCGATGACCGGGTGTCGTACAGGCCAGGAAAAAAGAAGAGGCCTGGGTTGATGCGGTGGACTTCCGCTAACAGAAACGGAGGTGACTCTCTATGGAGGGTCCCGAAATCCAGTTCTCCGAAGCCATCATCGACAACGGCCGTTTTGGCAAGCGCGTCATTCGCTTTGAAACAGGCCGCCTTGCCAAGCAAGCAGCCGGCGCCTCGATGGTCTACATCGACGAAGACACCGCACTTCTCTCCGCAACCACCGCAGGCAAGCAGCCGCGTGAAGGTTTCGACTTCTTCCCGCTGACCGTGGATGTCGAAGAGCGTATGTACGCTGCCGGCCGCATCCCGGGTTCGTTCTTCCGCCGCGAAGGCCGCCCCTCCACGGAAGCCATCCTTGCTTGCCGCCTGATGGACCGCCCGCTTCGCCCGGCGTTCGTCAAGGGCCTGCGCAACGAGGTCCAGATCGTCGTCACCGTCCTGGCGATCAACCCTGATGAGCTGTACGACGTCGTCGCCATCAACGCGTCCTCGATGTCCACCCAGCTTTCCGGCCTCCCGTTCTCCGGCCCGATCGGCGGCGTCCGCGTTGCCCTCATCGCCGACGAGCAGGGTTCGCAGTGGGTTGCTTTCCCGAAGCACTCCCAGCTCGAAAACGCTGTCTTCAACATGGTTGTCGCCGGCCGTATTGCCGGTGACGACGTCGCCATCATGATGGTTGAAGCCGAAGCCACGGACAACTCCTGGAACCTCATCAAGGAACAGGGCGCAACCGCTCCCACCGAAGAGGTCGTTTCCGAGGGCCTCGAGGCTGCCAAGCCGTTCATCAAGGCACTCTGCGAAGCACAGGCCGACCTGGCAGCCCGCGCTGCCAAGCCCACGGTCGAGTTCCCGGTCTTCCTTGATTACCAGGACGACGTTTACGCCGCCGTTGAAGCCGCTGCCGCTGACAAGCTGGCTTCCGTCTTCCAGATCGCCGACAAGCAGGAGCGCGACAACGCTTCCGACGAGCTCAAGGACGAAGTCCTTGGCGCCCTTGCCGGTGACTTCGAAGGCCGTGAGAAGGAACTGTCCGCAGCATTCCGCTCGGTCACCAAGCACGTCGTGCGCCAGCGAATCCTCAAGGACCAGGTCCGTATCGATGGCCGCGGCCTGACGGACATCCGCCAGCTGACCGCCGAGGTCGAGGTTCTGCCCCGCGTTCACGGCTCAGCCATCTTCGAACGCGGCGAGACCCAGATCATGGGTGTCACCACGCTGAACATGCTCAAGATGGAACAGCAGATCGACTCGTTGTCGCCGGTAACGCGCAAGCGCTACATGCACAACTACAACTTCCCGCCGTACTCCACCGGCGAGACCGGCCGCGTTGGTTCCCCCAAGCGCCGCGAAATCGGCCACGGTGCCCTCGCCGAGCGCGCCTTGGTTCCGGTTCTGCCCAGCCGTGAAGAATTCCCGTACGCCATCCGCCAGGTATCCGAAGCTCTCGGGTCCAACGGTTCAACCTCCATGGGTTCGGTCTGCGCTTCGACGCTTTCCATGCTCAACGCCGGTGTTCCGCTGAAGGCAGCCGTCGCCGGTATCGCCATGGGCCTGGTTTCCGACCAGATCGACGGCCAGACCCGCTACGCAGCCCTGACCGACATCCTTGGAGCCGAAGACGCCTTCGGCGACATGGACTTCAAGGTCGCCGGTACATCCGAGTTCGTCACGGCCATCCAGCTGGACACCAAGCTGGACGGCATCCCCGCCTCCGTGCTCGCAGCAGCACTGAAGCAGGCCCGCGAAGCCCGCCTCCACATCCTCGAGGTCATCAACGCCGCGATCGACACCCCGGACGAGCTCTCCGAGTTCGCACCGCGCGTCATTGCCGTGAAGATCCCCGTGGACAAGATCGGCGAGGTCATCGGCCCCAAGGGCAAGATGATCAACCAGATCCAGGAAGACACGGGCGCGGACATCTCCATCGAAGATGACGGCACGGTCTACATCGGCGCTACGAACGGTCCGTCTGCAGATGCAGCACGTTCGGCCATCAACGCCATCGCCAACCCGCAGGTACCGGAAATCGGTGAGCGCTACCTGGGTACGGTCGTCAAGACCACCACCTTCGGCGCCTTCGTATCCCTCACCCCGGGCAAGGACGGCCTGCTGCACATCTCCGAGCTCCGCAAGCTGGCCAACGGCAAGCGCGTGGACAACGTCGATGACGTCGTTTCCGTGGGCCAGAAGGTCCAGGTCGAGATCACCAAGATCGACGACCGCGGAAAGCTCTCCCTCTCGCCGGTTGTTGCCGATGAAGAAGGCGCAAGCGCAGAGGAAGCTCCGGCCGAGGCCGCAGAAGCTTCCGCAGAGTAGTCTGTAAGCAGTACACCCGGCGGGGCCGGTGGGCTTGAAAAAGCGCCACCGGCCCTTCCG is from Paenarthrobacter nicotinovorans and encodes:
- a CDS encoding polyribonucleotide nucleotidyltransferase; the encoded protein is MEGPEIQFSEAIIDNGRFGKRVIRFETGRLAKQAAGASMVYIDEDTALLSATTAGKQPREGFDFFPLTVDVEERMYAAGRIPGSFFRREGRPSTEAILACRLMDRPLRPAFVKGLRNEVQIVVTVLAINPDELYDVVAINASSMSTQLSGLPFSGPIGGVRVALIADEQGSQWVAFPKHSQLENAVFNMVVAGRIAGDDVAIMMVEAEATDNSWNLIKEQGATAPTEEVVSEGLEAAKPFIKALCEAQADLAARAAKPTVEFPVFLDYQDDVYAAVEAAAADKLASVFQIADKQERDNASDELKDEVLGALAGDFEGREKELSAAFRSVTKHVVRQRILKDQVRIDGRGLTDIRQLTAEVEVLPRVHGSAIFERGETQIMGVTTLNMLKMEQQIDSLSPVTRKRYMHNYNFPPYSTGETGRVGSPKRREIGHGALAERALVPVLPSREEFPYAIRQVSEALGSNGSTSMGSVCASTLSMLNAGVPLKAAVAGIAMGLVSDQIDGQTRYAALTDILGAEDAFGDMDFKVAGTSEFVTAIQLDTKLDGIPASVLAAALKQAREARLHILEVINAAIDTPDELSEFAPRVIAVKIPVDKIGEVIGPKGKMINQIQEDTGADISIEDDGTVYIGATNGPSADAARSAINAIANPQVPEIGERYLGTVVKTTTFGAFVSLTPGKDGLLHISELRKLANGKRVDNVDDVVSVGQKVQVEITKIDDRGKLSLSPVVADEEGASAEEAPAEAAEASAE